cctggcacaagttcgtctgcccacccagtttcagaaagcgttcctgtggctccggtggctctttcggctgatggccacagtctgttgtggcacagtcgtctgggtcacccgtctactcaaataataaattctttaatgtctcaattaggtttttcttccattcatgtaaacaattgtgactcctgttcaattgctaaatctcataaattaccttttactttatctgagaagcgtacaactgcaccttttcaacttattcattctgacctatggggtcctactgctgttccttcatttgctggttttcgctattatatttgttttgtggatgattttacaaaatacacttggttgtacccactaaaacacaaatcacaggcatacaccacctttgtcacttttgaaaaaatggtcaaaacacaattcaattctcatgttaaactttttcgaagtgacaatggaaaggaatatgtcaataacatctttggccagtttctgcaatccctgggaattatacatcaaacctcctgtccatacactcccgaacagaatggggtggctgagcgtaagcatcgccatctcattgaaacggtggttactcttctacatcaatctcatctccctgtctccttttgggtagaagctctagccaccgcaaactacctcattaacagaatgcccagtcacactctctccaacaaatcaccctatcaactcctttaccaagaacttcccaattataccaacctccgcgtctttgggtgtcttgcctacccttggctacgccctcatattactcacaaattacaaccccgatcccgtccttgtatttttttgggctatcatcctacctccaagggttatcgctgtcttgacccacaaactcataaagtctacatatctcgtcatgtcaaatttgtcgaaaatgagtttccctacgagtctatttcctcctccacaaatacatcattcattggcgtccttcccctttttccaacatactcacagggtccctcaccaccttcccccacacctccacccactacccaaccacccctcatcaccccttcgaccgtcacccacaatacacccgcaaccaccacccacactcacaaccaacccgaaccaccccatacccacaacatctccagcccaatccgttttgggtccttcccggccacccccgaatcaccaccgcccgtgccaccccccaatactcatcccatgttaacccgtggcaaatccggtatctttaaacccaaaacctttcaggctaccatactaccaaatacaccccttcccgatagtgaaccaacaacctactctgttgcctcaaaaaatgcttattggcgtcatgctatggatgacgagtttaaggctttgactgatcagaaaacttgggttcttgtacctaagccccatgggcggcacccagtgggctgtaaatgggtgtacaaaattaaacacaatgcggatggcagtatttccaggtacaaggctcgtttggttgctaaaggctacaatcaggagtatgggcttgattactccgagacattcagtcctgttattcggcaggaaaccattcgcctggtactgtcactcgccgtgcgcaacaattggctcatcaatcagttggatgtttccaatgcttttcttcatggcatgcttgatgaaactatctacatgacgcaaccaccgggctatgttgatccccgcttccctcaacatgtttgcaaactccagaagtctctgtatgggctcaagcaagccccccgtgcttggtacacacgtctgaaaacgttcctccagggactcggcttcacgtgttgcgtacacgacacgagtctgtttactcgacattcagcacacggtacagtcattcttcttgtctatgtagatgatatcattattacaggctctactgcagctctcattcaggatgtcactcgagctatgcatactaccttcaaaatgaaggaccttggcccgttacattattttctgggaatggaggtttctcggacaggcagcggcttgtttcttcatcagtcaaaatatgctcgagatctgttgcagaaagctggactggaaaaatgcaccagtcaaccaacaccgatggcagtctcttcgtctacgaatggagccgacaccccctttgccgatatcacccacttccgcagcctcattggggctctacagtatctggccattacccgtcctgacatccagtttgctgtcaaccgagttgctcagcgcatgcatcaaccaagtgaacatgattaccattgtctaaaacgcattctcaggtacatttttggcactcttggtcgtggtttactcattcgacccggggacttggagcttcggggtttctcagattcagattgggcgaatgataaaaatgacagaaaatctacatcggggtttctcgtttttttggggccgaacctgatctcctggtgtacaaaaaaacaacccaaggtctctcggtcctcgactgaagctgaataccgcgcccttgctcttcttgctgctgagaccatgtgggtcacatatattcttcgcgaactccgcgccactcacactgttcctgctctctattgtgacaacaaatcaaccatctgtgtggccaagaattccgtcctacacaccagaatgaagcatgttgataccgattgtctctttgttcgcgatgaagttcaggccagcaccatgactgtgcagtatgtaccctctgaagaacaaccggctgatattctcaccaagcctcttcCGAGCCGACAACatgattacctcagttccaagcttccgttcgcttccgctcagctcagcttgaggggggataataacagatagtattaaataaatagtattaaaaaatattagtatttactgtgtactaatcctagtcctattaggattagtactcttaatcctagtcctattaggattagtactccttcctatatctcctatatatatctcccatgtattcccttattaggttaacacttcaatacaatcaatattccttcagattcaaatatgttgtttttagtattagttgatgattttaatatcaaaacccTATTAAACTCATgcttatgcatatttccaacttttagcttaagaaatgggctAAATGAACATGATTATGTAATGTTTGAACTATGGTTTCCTTATGATGATATTGtgatttagctactgccctaagggctattttataatgaattattgGTGAAATTGTGAATAGGTGGTGAAAGCTTGGGATGAATGGTAAGTTGTTCCTATTGTTTAACTCTTATtgtgaaatgctcttgagtggtatggtccacctttggtggcgatGTTTACTTGAAGTTCATGATTGTAGCATATAAATGTGTGTGTTGTGTATGTGGCCTTGAAGGCATATAATGTGAAGtgaaataatgatttttatgtttatgcatgATATGTCTTAGAAGATTGAAATGTGCATCTTGATGACACTATGTCTAAGTGAAGAATATGTTCAAGTTAAGCATGCTAGTGTGtgatatgtgatgaatgaaagaATGATTATGTTTGAAGttcaatgttatgaaaaatgtGATTTGCATGAAAGGTGTGCGcgcacacacacttgaatgaatgaatgaagctaatgaATGAAATTGGGAGTTTTAGGGCAAACACTCGTTGTAAACTGAGaggaagtgtttagtagcaacctcactacctcccaagagctttctaatgtatgttggaggatggatacccttcatgagttgagatgtggtgttccaAAATTATCCCTTGACCTTTAGTAACGAATGTTTAAGACCccgtgggggagttatgcttagcaccgagaggatttgaagaagtggtGGGTGCAcattgtgagtagagatgttgtacccaatgtacctcttgagatgagtactcctcgtgagtagagagtgagttacttagaaacaatctccttatcccttaatcATGCTCCCGCATAGGTATAGCTATTTGACATTCCATGTGaaggctaagagaatgaccctaccctaggcaagtggggatccctcatatTATTTAAGGTTTaatgttaagaaagcatgttaaaatTAGATTTTACATAATGAAGTTATGAAGGATGAATGCAGTGTTCTTGATCCAAGGGAATCCTTAAGgggcactaagtgggagtagtagtatgggatactactctcacattgcacttagtgtaacttacAAGTTCCATTGGAGTAGGGCacttatgtgaagtcctttATGTATGAATGTTCTTCAAATGTCTAGTTTAGAGTTTGGACTTGTTTCCCGTGcgaggtaagcctatggttggtagtcttaaagatcacttaggtgtgtattgaagggggTGTTGGAcggttccttcatgtcttaccttagtgagtcttaggataacttggttAGGAAAACCTCAAAAGAAATGAGTTCACAGTGTTTTTGGTAtgaatgagttcactgtaacattttaAAGGGATTCATTGTAATGTTTTTTGGAACTTACTGTTAGGTGATTCTTTGTGCTAATATTATGGAAATCTTTcattatgtgctaaatgatgatcTATATACTATTTCAATTCTATagtcatgaaggttttacttatttggcatgaaagttctatttatactaaaacttccctttttgcatgtttttacatatgccacacttagtacattgtttgcattaaccccatactttttcatatttaataagtATAGGTTAGAGGCAAGTTTAAGACTAGAAGGCAAGCTTGagaatcgactctctcaagactaagtatgtcctcatatattcgagggcatagttatATATCTTAGTTTCTAcaattaagacttattatgtattctcattcaatgtaaagggtcgtgtccctaagatgtTTAGGTTGTattttaagttggcttgtgacgacgagactactctttagtatttataaaagatatttcctttttatcataattgtcgtgaaaagttttagttccgcactacttttcatgtattatgtaatgaatgatagcaaatggctagtacaagacctccaTAAGGTCAAGTATGCAATTGTCCAACCTAAGGGTTACCccaacttctagggggtacttgcgGGTCCTGACATCTAtggattgatgatttttttaatagatataGTTTCCATTTACTTGGTTGTTTAGGAATGAGGGGTAGCGGGCTGCTAGTGGTGTTAGAATTTGCAATGTTTGCAAGATCTTTTCGGACTATGCCATGATTCGAAAATTCGAGTCATGATGGAATCTACCACAATCCACAAGTTGGTAAGCAAATTCATATCCCGAAACAACAAGTAATAGGAATATTGGgtagaaataataaatcatgaaaaatttaaagagttaAAACAAGATACACAATTGAAATgagaaaaacaacaaatatacaAAGTAAGAGTACAAGAGATCCGATTCCACGACCTAGTGGACAATCACTAAAAAGCTACTATACGAGTACATGTCCCAGTAGTGAACAAAAAGTACATACTTGTCTTGAACTCAAATGACTTGcgaaaaacataaataataggCGGAACTAGAACTTCATAGACTCTGCCTCGATATCCAGAGATCTCAACAACTAGCCCAAATCAATGTTGTTGGCTAGTTAGGATTTGCATCAAGATAATATATGAGGAGCGCAACATGAGTACCAAAATAATAGGTACTCAAGCGGCATAATTGACCCATTGAGCTTTAAAAGTACAGATTCTATGAAAAgcaagaaagtaaaattaacaTGAGGTTATAATACaaacggaaaagggtcaaaaatgcacctaaactaTGTGAAATAGACAACTTATAACCTTCATTACATTTTGGGATAAAAAAATGCCCTTGTTGTTATCCTAAGAGACCACATATACCCTCAAGAGTTAACACTCCATATTTTTATTGACTTGGCAAGCCACGTGGGACTAATCCTTCCACTGAAGCATTGTCAACTAGGATTCACTACAAAAGAACTAGACCTTTAGCGGCGACAATAGTCGCCACAAAAGCCCAGAAAATCGTCACTAAaagtttttaacattaaattctaattttgcgtttttttctcattaattttaaagaaacaaaaatgatatcgaCTAAGTAGGAGTTTGAAGACAcgataagttttatttttatgttatgtgtaaatgtataaaatgtacaataATGCATTATATAGTAGGAGATGTGAATCGAGAagtaattttcatgatttttctttataatattgggtttttaatatttatattgcaagttatttattttagaaaattaggttgcaatcaaaaattaattattatatttttttgttgaaaaaaaacaagttttaCTAGCGAATGGTTGTTGGAGCCTTACTCGTCACAAAAAATCACTCATAATCTTTTAGTGGCAATATTTTGGGATTTTGTGGCGACAAGGTCAATGTTCTTTTGTAGTGAATCTTAGTTGACAACACTTAGATGGAGGGATTAGTCCCATATGTCATGCCACATCGCTAAAAAATTGGGGTTTAACTCTTGAGGGTATTTGTGGTCTCCTAGGATAGCAGCGAGGTATTTTTGATCCCAAAATGTAATAAAGGGTATAACTGATCTATTTCACATAGTTCAGGGgcaattttgacccttttccgtgATACAAATGATAATGGAAAGGTAATTACACAGCTTATGACTTTAGAAAAGGAATGTATGGTAAAAAAGATCAACTAGCTATAACCAAGTTGTACCCCTAAAAGCCAAGAAGGTACACTCATGTCCAATTGAAAAGTAAATATCTCAAACGTAAAACCTTAAGACTGATGAGTATACTGAAGACCTAAAAGATAGGAAAAGCTAAAAGTAGAAGTATTCCCAAAATTAAATCATGGCAAAGGTACcctgaatatatataaaaaaactcCATGGAAGAGGTCCGACCCGACCAAAGAAGTGTGCCTTGATTGAAACGGAGGCTAATAGTCTTGCGTCGGCGCCTCGAACCACGAGTAAAAGAGATACGACAAAACCATAAATCATGCTCTTCAATGAGTCTTAGAGAAAACTAGCTTCCTAATCACCAAGGACACACTAATGCTCAAAATCCAAGACTCGATCCAAGAAAACTAAACATAGCCCGAATTACCGAACAACACATCATGACTGAACATAAGGGATATTATAGATAAACAACCCTAATAGCTAACTTTTACCTGGCTTCGAATCCATATTATCTTACCCAAGTCTGATATGCATGTCAATAGGGAGTTAAGTCATCTGAATCTGATAATTTCTAAAGCAAAAGGGCTCCAAATCGCAATTTTAATGCAATCAATGGCCTACGCGTAATCTAGGAAAAATCTAGCTACCAAAAAATATAAGTTACACTGAAACTACCACAAGGCATAATACAATTAACACAAACATCAAAGGCATGTTCAATAAACATGAAACTATCTAGAAGGAAGCTAACACATGAATTCTAGTTACTAATCATGATATCAACAACAAAATCATACCACAACTACTTgttaaacataaatttattaacAAAAGTTCGTTCTAAAAGAGAAAAGCCATAGCCCACCTTGCAGTTGTCCGCGAGTACTCAAAATCCATTATATCaaagatttttccttttgaagACCTTTGATCGCTGCAACATTATCAAATAGATGATcacaatatataaattttaatacaaacataaaaacaatttaaggCAAACcgaaaaataagttaaaacaaaaatgtAGGACCAGCACTGAGAATTTGAAGTTGACTCCTTCAATTTGTCCTAAATAAGGAACTTGTGCCCCGAATAAAGTACAAATCGAGCTTGGAAATTGAACAAAAAACCACATACAGTTTGGTGAAATAACAATCACCATTAGAGAGGGAAGATGGGTTTTCTGGGATAGAAATTTAACTTCAATTCCCCACACCTTCCTGACTCAGTGCAATAAAATGAGCGTAATCATACCTCTCTACACCAAAATATTAATCCTCTAATACATGGAAATAGTGTGAAAATCGGGAGTGGTCTTGATTAAAAACCAATTTAATGAACTTTGCAAAAGCAGGACAAGTCTGCAAGTGTGAAGGGTAGGGCCTAATATTTCCACGATTATGGCGCCGAGCCTGGAAATCAGTTCCTTTGGCGATTATCAAATCCCCTCATCTTTACAAAAGTGATACTATGTTTGCAAACAGGGAGACCAAAATCACTCGCCTATATGAATTTAGAGTTAGGCGCATGGAAGTGAAGAACAAGAGGTGCTACACCTCAGGTATAACACTATTCCTCGTTGGGAATTAGAAAAAATGACCCGACAAGGCTTGAGATTCGTTCAGAACCCTATTAATGCAAATGAACTATATGTTGCCCCAAAAAAAATCAGCATTTAAAACTCAATAGAGATTTTGAAACTTCCGATCGAGTTTATCTCACCCAAACTCTAGTTTTAGCAAAACTTCATGAGATAGCTTGGAATAAGCTCGAAAGACCTAGAATCCACACTGAATGTGCTTCTATTCAAAACCTAGAAGACTCATAATTACATTTTGATTTGAGGCCATCTacctgaactttttttttactgAACTCAATCGTTCAAGTTTTAGAAGATCAAAAATATGTAAACTCCCATAAAATCCAGATGCAAGTGATTAAAGAGTTAGTCCCAACAAGATATACATTACTCTAGATCACTACATGAAAGctctaaatataaaataaaaatattgcaatAAAGAGGGAATGACGTCGATAGTCATTACAGACTATTGAAGAGAGAGGTTTTTTGACcatttcttaaataaataaataaatgttgctATTGAGATAGGGTAGAGAGAAGTtagtaaaagttttttttttttttttgaaaaaaatagttgCACTTACTTTGTTTACTTAAATAAGATTATACTTCACATATCTTTGCTTTTAATCAAGCGTGTTCATCAATCTAATCATATTTAACATGAATTCTTCTAGCCAGTTCAAATCCTTATTACTTACAACGTCAAACCTTTTGTAAAATAACATTACTGAAGATTTCTACTTGCAGTTGGAATGCGTCTGCAACTCCTGGTCAATGATCACATAGgaataacttatattttattgataagtTATTAGAACAAATTATTTCTATCTCAAAATTTTCAGGGGAACTTGGTTCATAAGCTATTCTCTTTTAATCATCAAGATCAATTTTAGCTCaactttgtttttattaattaaccaATAAAAGTTATTTATCACTACGTCCACTAAATACGTTTCAAGGAGCTTATGAGGtgccaaaaaattaaataatgcaATCTAATTGAATCTATCAAAGAATATTTTCTATCTTTGTCATTAATTTCATTCTACTTCCTTGCTAATGACATGATGCAATACTATTGGatcttcattttcttaatattgctatattagttttttttttattgggaAAAGGTTTGAAAATACTCCAATTTTGGTCGGAATTGATGTTACGATACCCAACTTTATGAATGACTTTTTAtcattgcatttttttaaagttttatttttaaggtATATATGTCCGCACGtggacacattactatttaaaatgatgcaatatttatgaaattcacAGCATTAATTAAATAGTGTAGGAGCATAAAAGGTCCTCCGTAAATTTTGATATCGTAACAACAATTTTGATTAAAGTCCAAATATATTTGAAACGTTTTTCCCCTTTATATTAAACATTAATAGTTATCACGGAGAATCCTGAATATCTGTACATGacatgatataataatttttaatataatttaatattaaaacttAAAACAAGCCCAAACAAAAGAATGAAGGTGGAGAGAAATTTGCTCTTGATCGTAGAATATTTGAACACCATTTTTCTATATAACCCTTATAATCCTAAACATTATGTTTCAACCTTTTCTCTCAGTTCTTTTTTTACCATTCTTTCATCTCTCtctcaagaaaaaaagaaaaaagaaaaaaacaaaaaactcgagagagagagaaagaatggGAGCATGCGCAAGCAAGCCTAATGTGTTAAATGGTGATGCTCCTGAAGACGCACTAGACAAGGAAGAATTGGTGAACAAGGAAGATATTGTCATTGTCGATGATGCTGATGCCAACCATACCCCATCCGTATGTATTCATATTTCAACACACAATCTATAGATATTGCTCTCTATTTACcttcttttctaattttatgcctactttttttttccttcactctatttaatattttttacttaacataagtttaaaaaagaattaaaaattggCAAATAAGCGTGcaaacacataaatatattctttaGGCATGTATGTACATATCAATGAGTTtaacttctttaaaaaaatctaaaaatcgTTATAAGATATAAGTAATGAGCAATTGAATATTTGAACGGGAACCTAGAAGTTGAAATTGTTCAATAATAAGCTTATTTGGAATAAtttaattgtttatatatacaattgtCGTTTCTAATTGTACACAACCAATTGAATTTGGAGATCTTTTTTCGTGTAAatatatcaattcaatcatTAAAAGTTTAGGTATTAATATGAGTAATGAATTTGTAGTTACAAATGTTTCACATCTTTAATGTTTGAACGTAACATTCTGTTAGCTTCCTTCTTTTTACATTTGCATACATATCAAGATAATACTATCACATGAAACTACTATTTTTTTGTGGAAGCATTACACAAATTTGAATAACATATGTGTTTCTTAATTTGTCTAGTAGATCATTGTCAATTTTATGGTgtatcttaaaaaaaataattatttgtgacTTCAATATACTTTATATTTACTgctataagtttttttttttaatgaagtatCAGTCATAAATGTATGTATAGATACCCCTTACTTAACTTACGATTATAAGACTCATATCTGATTTTGACAGAAAAATATTTGCCCAATTGTATCATAAACATGTTTTTAATAAACctttacaaacaaaaatatgagaataaataattatatttgtataatttctatcattaaatttaaagaaaataaaataaaatcttaaacaataaaaaagaagaCACGCTAGAGGCACAacgtaaaaataaaaaggaaaccaGCTTACCTTTTAAGTGATGGTGAGCAAAATAAACGGCAACCAAAATTTCCTTATTAATAGAAAAAGAGAATTtctaatggaaaaaaaaaacagaaaaagtaatttaacaatttcattttgcaatttgtatttattaagcATAAGTAAAAATGAAGATGTGAAAAGCTACAAATATTGTTGTTACTATGTAGAAGTTTCAACGAAATATTGTTATATAGCAATAGTGTTTGATACAATATGAAACTACTTGTTATAAATAAATTGcgtttatatttttgttaatgaatattattactatataatGACATTTTCTTAATACAATTTTTAACTTGTGGATATCTCACTTATAATACAAAATGATACGATTATATGCTGATATTactcatttttttaactttgaataAGTGAGAGTTATCCATGTCACAATACGCAACAAATCAGCTTAACTAATTTGCATTTGGAGGATGTTTTATAATTTCAATTGATATGAAATATTGTGATTGGCCAAAGAGAAATATTAATGTAGCTATAGTGTAAACTCatgacaaaattattattttactaatgTAATTGTCGATTATCACCTTTTTTTTCTACACAATCAGTCACTAACCGGTATATCTTTCAGATTTGGGCGACTAATCATTTAGATGGGCTTTTAGTGACTACACAACTTGAGCTTAAGATAGTACTTTTTTTTTAGCATagattatatatgaaatataaaaaaaaataaaaaaatgaaatattgatcccttatttaaagttttttattcaatacaaaaacaaattaatcTAATGATTAATGAGAGGGGATGTTTGTGATTTGACCTTTCTAATTCTACCTTATTTTGACTATGACTAGACTTCACCCTTcacaaagaaagaaattaaaagcgTGTTGTTAGTTTTAACATTAATGTATGTGACAGAATGAAGAAGGAAAGGGGTCAATAGAAGAGACATTAGTAAAAGGTAATGAAGTTGAGAAGGTTGTTGATGATCAAGAGAAGAAAATAGAACATGTGAAATCACAAAATCCATCTATGGAGAGTGAAGATGAAGAGAAATTACCAGAAGAAGAAGCTCCTGCAACAAACACTACTATAGAGGAAGTAAAAGTTGCCTTTGAGGATAACAAAATTGAAGACAATGTAACTGTTACGGAGGATCTTGATTCTGATGCTCAGAAAAATAAAACAGACGAGAAGCCAATAGTAGTTGCGGAGAATCTAAACTCTGATGATCAGAAAAACAAAGCAGACAACAAACCAGTTGCCACAAAGAAAGGAAAGTTTTGGTGGGACAAGTAAACTATCATTTTTAATTTCACAACTCATTTTTTCATCAACAAATTGtcattaatttcattttgtACTCTTCAATCTTATTCTCATTAATTTAATTCGATTGTGATCaaatttatatgattcattCTGCTTCTTCATTATAGAATTGTCACCTCCGtattaaaatattgttgttagTTTTTCCATTAGCAAATCACCACTCTTCTACTTAAATATTCATTATTGTTATCTATCAATGTTTATTCATTCCAATTATTGGCCTCCAATCATTTGAGATCacacaaaaataaacaaataaccaAATTATTTAGTGGACACACATTTTTATGACATAAGTGGTTGTCCTGGCACCCATACTATCCTCCTGTGGGAGAACTATTATAACACAacaacttattaaaaaaataggcATTTAAAGATATGAAAGCAAGTTTAAATGTCTAAAGGAAAATGAAGTTCTCataaattctgaaaatttaataaaataattactaaaacATTTTCGAAAAAACAATCCCTAGaaaatgaaagtcaatgtaccaaaactctaatAACGAAAAGTGTAAGAATAAGGGGTAAAACCGCAAAAGCTAAAACATAACAATGGTCTAAAGAACAAGTCTATTTCGAAGAGAATGGactaaaaacaagaaaattcaTGGCAACCTGGAAGAACTGGCTCACCTTTAGTTAAATTggtaggttattagcattttaatataaatatttaacatattaaattgctttattttggagttataagaatgaccattggtaggcatttgtgttttaaactaccaatttaatcatgctattcatctttgacttgATAGCAATGTAATGCCGttacttttggctttattggCTGAATTCATTGTGAGATAGAAACATCccaataaacattggaatggatagcttctacatcatccattagcattggttatcgatcactttatttcattcttaattcctctaTTACtatttgtaacctatgtaactcctttgtaacctatgaaactcctaaggccattatcttcactatttactacatccattatcttcttattcattgctaggaagacttatTGTAGTATAATTAGTGGTGGTCTTATTTGGTTTGAAACACACaaaaaacacaagagaaaacaaagagtgaaagggTTAGTCTAAAAacgagttcttattagttgaaggaaggtgttcttctttgtggagctttggactcaactcttgtccagagttgttgagttatactttgtgaaggttgttgtatcctggaggggacaagtcagagaggactactgctggaccggtgaaaacatttgctgcagtgggcttgaatctccttaaagagagcgagatatccgcgcctcag
This portion of the Solanum pennellii chromosome 12, SPENNV200 genome encodes:
- the LOC107006752 gene encoding uncharacterized protein LOC107006752, which encodes MGACASKPNVLNGDAPEDALDKEELVNKEDIVIVDDADANHTPSNEEGKGSIEETLVKGNEVEKVVDDQEKKIEHVKSQNPSMESEDEEKLPEEEAPATNTTIEEVKVAFEDNKIEDNVTVTEDLDSDAQKNKTDEKPIVVAENLNSDDQKNKADNKPVATKKGKFWWDK